One part of the Haliotis asinina isolate JCU_RB_2024 chromosome 2, JCU_Hal_asi_v2, whole genome shotgun sequence genome encodes these proteins:
- the LOC137274774 gene encoding neuronal acetylcholine receptor subunit beta-4-like, with translation MQFMSALTLLSLVILSDANNYDKTRSTLGRLKTYLQGETESAGISVGLSEGRQVSIKILPLTISSLNAAEQTFTFSVGVNMQWLDRNLAWNKSEYDDIENVTISADYVWVPSIVIPNSIDNVVPTSIQSPTIYSEGVGELLFFESFKTSCQIDITLYPFDQQQCSILFMPVNGYTLEVPRPSFGKKLQSFFIQNSEWELIDMLARVEDVEMTTITTFASFEFHLKRKSMFYIVSIILPMTLLSVLNACVFLLPADSGEKMSYLISIFVSYAVFMNFVNDSIPKSGDVCRLSVYLTLVLCQSCLAVITSMVTLNVHSRGLLYQAKTDVQPANVKINTNENERPHLKCVSKTDHALFGVFLFLALMSLLVFCV, from the coding sequence ATGCAGTTCATGTCGGCTTTAACACTACTTTCACTCGTCATCTTATCTGATGCCAATAATTATGATAAAACCCGGTCTACATTAGGAAGACTGAAGACATATCTCCAAGGGGAAACAGAATCTGCTGGTATTAGTGTTGGCCTCTCTGAAGGCAGACAGGTTAGCATAAAGATACTGCCACTCACCATCTCCAGTCTGAATGCCGCCGAACAAACCTTCACGTTTAGCGTTGGTGTCAACATGCAATGGCTCGACCGAAATCTGGCTTGGAACAAAAGTGAATATGATGATATTGAAAATGTTACCATCTCTGCAGATTACGTGTGGGTACCTTCTATTGTCATCCCTAATAGTATCGACAACGTTGTACCAACTTCTATACAGTCGCCAACCATTTACAGTGAAGGAGTTGGGGAGCTTCTGTTCTTTGAGAGTTTCAAGACCAGTTGTCAAATAGACATCACTCTGTACCCGTTTGACCAACAGCAATGCAGTATCCTCTTCATGCCTGTCAATGGTTACACACTTGAAGTGCCTAGACCGTCTTTCGGCAAGAAGCTGCAGTCTTTCTTCATTCAGAACAGTGAATGGGAATTAATTGACATGCTTGCCAGGGTGGAAGACGTCGAAATGACAACAATAACCACTTTTGCATCGTTTGAATTTCATCTGAAACGCAAGAGCATGTTCTATATTGTGAGTATCATCTTACCCATGACCCTTCTCTCTGTGCTCAACGCCTGTGTGTTCCTCCTACCAGCTGACTCTGGGGAGAAGATGTCCTACCTTATCTCTATATTTGTGTCCTATGCAGTGTTCATGAACTTCGTCAACGACTCTATCCCTAAGTCTGGAGATGTGTGTCGACTATCTGTATACCTGACCCTCGTTCTTTGCCAGAGTTGCCTGGCTGTCATTACAAGCATGGTCACCCTTAATGTACACAGTAGGGGTCTGCTATATCAGGCCAAGACCGATGTACAACCCGCGAATGTCAAAATCAACACGAACGAGAATGAACGTCCACATCTGAAGTGTGTGTCAAAAACAGACCACGCGTTGTTCGGTGTGTTCCTGTTTCTAGCACTGATGTCCCTGTTGGTATTTTGTGTATAG